The Corvus hawaiiensis isolate bCorHaw1 chromosome 2, bCorHaw1.pri.cur, whole genome shotgun sequence genome includes a window with the following:
- the NIT2 gene encoding omega-amidase NIT2, with product MRAAGGAMASFRLALIQLHVSAAKSDNLQRACGLVREASAKGAKLVALPECFNSPYGTQYFKEYAEKIPGESTQKLSEVAKECGIYLIGGSIPEEDGGKLYNTCTVFGPDGALLAKHRKVHLFDINVPGKIQFKESETLSPGNSFSMFDTPYCKVGLGICYDMRFAEMAQIYGQKGCQLLIYPGAFNMTTGPAHWELLQRGRAVDNQVYVAAVSPARDEKASYVAWGHSTVVNPWGEVIAKAGAEETVVYTDIDLKKLAEIRQQIPILSQKRCDLYGVEMKK from the exons ATGCGGGCGGCCGGCGGAGCTATGGCGT CCTTCCGCCTTGCTCTTATCCAGCTTCATGTATCTGCTGCTAAATCAGATAATCTCCAGCGAGCCTGTGGACTGGTGAGAGAAGCATCAGCTAAAGGAGCAAAACTTGTGGCTCTACCT GAATGCTTCAATTCTCCATATGGAACCCAATATTTTAAGGAGTATGCAGAGAAGATCCCTGGGGAATCAACACAAAAGCTGTCAGAAGTTGCAAAGGAGTGCGGCATATATCTCATTGGAG GATCCATTCCAGAAGAGGATGGTGGAAAGCTCTATAATACATGTACTGTCTTTGGGCCTGATGGTGCTCTGTTGGCAAAGCATAGGAAG GTTCATTTGTTTGACATTAACGTTCCTGGGAAGATACAGTTCAAAGAGTCTGAAACACTGAGTCCAGGGAATAGTTTCTCCATGTTTGACACAC CATACTGCAAAGTGGGCCTGGGCATCTGCTACGATATGAGATTTGCTGAGATGGCTCAAATCTATGGCCAGAAAG GTTGCCAGCTGCTGATATATCCAGGAGCTTTTAACATGACAACAGGACCAGCTCATTGGGAACTCTTACAAAGGGGACG AGCTGTTGATAATCAAGTCTATGTAGCTGCTGTATCTCCTGCTAGAGATGAAAAAGCATCGTATGTTGCCTGGGGACACAGCACTGTAGTAAATCCATG GGGTGAAGTCATAGCGAAAGCTGGGGCTGAGGAAACAGTTGTATACACAGATATAG ATCTAAAGAAACTTGCAGAAATACGTCAACAAATTCCTATTTTAAGCCAGAAGCGTTGTGATCTCTATGGTGTAGAGATGAAGAAGTGA